The Bernardetia litoralis DSM 6794 genome includes a window with the following:
- a CDS encoding agmatine deiminase family protein has product MKKKSRLLPAEWEEQAFVQLTFPHQNSDWKDDLELVTPVFVEIITQITHFENVLLVCQNKLETEKLFVDLDKKQFDKITFVEIDSNDTWARDHGAITVLENGEKIHLDFTFNGWGNKFEASKDNLITKKLKKENYLKGKVEQIDFVLEGGSIESDGKGTILTTSECLLSKERNPNFTREEIEIKVKNYFGANRILWLENGELEGDDTDAHVDTLARLCSEDTICYVAPPTDKSDSHYSSLKKMEEELKNLKTVDNNSYKLIPLPFAPAAYHEEDNRRLPSTYANFLIINEAVLVPTYEKLELDNLALSQIKKAFPNREIIGINCLPIIRQHGSLHCLTMQFPK; this is encoded by the coding sequence ATGAAAAAAAAATCTCGTCTTCTTCCTGCTGAATGGGAAGAACAAGCCTTTGTTCAACTTACTTTCCCTCATCAAAATTCGGATTGGAAAGATGATTTGGAGCTTGTAACGCCTGTTTTTGTAGAAATTATAACTCAAATTACACATTTTGAAAATGTGCTTTTGGTTTGTCAAAATAAATTAGAAACAGAAAAATTGTTTGTTGATTTAGATAAAAAACAATTTGATAAAATAACTTTTGTAGAAATAGATTCGAATGATACATGGGCAAGAGACCATGGCGCAATTACTGTTTTAGAGAATGGAGAAAAAATCCATTTAGATTTTACTTTTAATGGCTGGGGAAATAAATTTGAGGCATCTAAAGATAATTTGATTACTAAAAAACTAAAAAAAGAAAATTATTTGAAAGGCAAAGTAGAACAAATTGATTTTGTATTAGAAGGAGGTTCAATAGAATCTGATGGAAAAGGCACAATCTTGACAACTTCTGAATGTTTGCTTTCCAAAGAACGAAATCCTAATTTTACAAGAGAAGAAATAGAAATAAAAGTCAAGAATTATTTTGGTGCAAATCGTATTTTGTGGCTAGAAAATGGAGAATTAGAAGGCGATGATACAGATGCACATGTGGATACATTGGCTCGTTTGTGTTCTGAAGATACAATTTGTTATGTTGCTCCTCCAACAGATAAATCAGATTCTCATTATTCTTCATTAAAAAAAATGGAAGAAGAACTCAAAAATCTCAAAACAGTTGATAACAATTCCTATAAATTAATTCCATTGCCTTTTGCGCCTGCTGCCTATCATGAGGAAGATAATCGTCGTTTACCAAGTACTTATGCCAATTTTCTGATAATCAATGAAGCTGTTTTAGTTCCTACTTATGAAAAACTAGAATTAGATAACTTGGCACTTTCACAAATCAAAAAAGCTTTTCCAAACCGAGAAATTATTGGAATAAATTGTTTGCCTATTATTCGTCAGCATGGTTCTTTGCATTGTTTGACAATGCAGTTTCCAAAATAA
- a CDS encoding PepSY-like domain-containing protein, with translation MNIKSFFKNTIALGLVIGTLSSCDKEEIIPSTELPSEIQTYISTHFPNNPIIQSIKDRDGLKKSYDITLEGSFVLEFDNKNKITEIDGISKLPDSVIPQSLREYVTTNYPLNFITDWELDDNNQQIELDNTLELEFTISGEFLKIDN, from the coding sequence ATGAACATTAAAAGTTTTTTCAAAAATACAATAGCTTTAGGACTTGTAATAGGTACACTATCTAGCTGTGATAAAGAGGAAATCATTCCTTCTACTGAACTTCCTTCTGAAATACAAACATATATTTCAACTCATTTTCCAAACAATCCTATCATTCAAAGTATCAAAGATAGAGACGGACTTAAAAAGTCGTATGACATAACCTTGGAAGGAAGTTTTGTATTAGAATTTGATAATAAAAATAAAATCACAGAGATTGATGGAATTTCAAAACTACCAGATAGTGTAATTCCTCAGTCATTGAGAGAGTATGTAACCACTAATTATCCTTTAAATTTTATTACAGATTGGGAATTAGATGACAACAATCAACAAATTGAACTTGACAATACACTTGAGTTAGAATTTACTATAAGTGGAGAGTTTTTGAAAATTGATAACTAA
- a CDS encoding CaiB/BaiF CoA transferase family protein, giving the protein MNIFKDLKVIELASVLAAPSVGQFFAECGATVLKIENPLTLGDVTRSWKLPSENSSSSISAYFSAMNWGKTSLALNIYDKEDKEKLYQEIKNADIVLASYKKGDAEKLGVNYETLKKINPKLIYGHITGYGTDSFKVGYDALIQAETGFVFMNGEKEEINNNNTAKKLEGTKMPVALVDILAAHHLKEGLLVTLIKREKEGKDNFEGSYVSVSLYESALSSLANQATNWLNANHSPQKMGSEHPNIFPYGTIFQTKTDSLMLVVGNDKQFSVLCNLLNIPFISEDERFKINVNRVENREVLRPILEKAFLQTESKSILEILEKNNVPAGSVNDIPKAFENKAAQELLFKDKETGLKGVKTFVARFDNQVHNLELSAPPKFDKPLEK; this is encoded by the coding sequence ATGAATATTTTCAAAGATTTAAAAGTTATAGAATTAGCAAGTGTTTTGGCTGCTCCTTCTGTCGGACAATTTTTTGCTGAATGTGGTGCAACTGTTCTCAAAATAGAAAATCCTTTGACTTTGGGAGATGTTACACGTTCTTGGAAACTTCCCTCTGAAAATTCTTCTTCTAGTATTTCGGCTTATTTTTCGGCTATGAACTGGGGCAAAACTTCGCTGGCTCTCAATATTTATGACAAAGAAGATAAAGAAAAATTATATCAAGAAATAAAAAATGCAGATATTGTTTTGGCAAGTTATAAAAAAGGAGATGCCGAAAAACTAGGTGTAAATTATGAAACACTCAAAAAAATCAATCCAAAACTTATCTACGGACATATTACAGGATATGGAACAGATAGTTTCAAGGTGGGTTATGATGCACTTATTCAAGCAGAAACTGGTTTTGTATTTATGAATGGTGAAAAAGAAGAGATAAATAATAATAACACAGCTAAAAAACTAGAAGGAACAAAAATGCCTGTTGCCTTAGTCGATATTTTGGCAGCTCATCATCTAAAAGAAGGTTTATTAGTAACTCTTATCAAAAGAGAAAAAGAAGGAAAAGATAATTTTGAAGGAAGTTATGTAAGTGTTTCGCTTTATGAATCTGCTCTTTCTTCACTTGCCAACCAAGCTACAAACTGGCTCAATGCAAATCATTCTCCACAAAAAATGGGAAGCGAACACCCTAATATTTTTCCGTATGGAACAATTTTTCAGACCAAAACGGATAGTTTAATGCTTGTAGTAGGAAATGATAAACAATTTTCTGTTTTGTGTAATCTATTAAATATTCCTTTTATTTCTGAAGATGAGCGTTTCAAAATTAATGTAAACCGAGTTGAGAATAGAGAAGTTTTACGACCAATTTTGGAAAAGGCTTTTTTACAAACCGAAAGTAAATCTATTTTAGAGATTTTGGAAAAAAATAATGTTCCTGCTGGAAGTGTAAATGATATTCCAAAGGCTTTTGAAAATAAAGCTGCTCAAGAATTACTTTTTAAAGACAAAGAAACAGGATTAAAAGGTGTCAAAACTTTTGTTGCTCGCTTTGATAATCAAGTTCATAATTTAGAGTTGAGTGCGCCACCTAAGTTTGATAAACCACTTGAAAAATAA
- a CDS encoding SCP2 sterol-binding domain-containing protein, whose protein sequence is MSLESFTERVKKVVGTDSGLGKSVKFDLKGEGVVFVDATQVPNVISHEDKEADCTVKISEENANKMIDGDLNLMAAYMTGKVKVNGDMEMAMKVVQLIARRVKEGNI, encoded by the coding sequence ATGAGCTTAGAATCTTTCACAGAACGTGTAAAAAAAGTAGTTGGAACAGATAGTGGTCTTGGAAAATCAGTTAAGTTTGACCTTAAAGGCGAAGGAGTTGTTTTTGTAGATGCTACACAAGTGCCAAATGTAATTTCTCATGAAGATAAAGAAGCAGACTGTACGGTTAAGATTTCAGAAGAAAATGCCAACAAAATGATTGATGGTGATTTGAACTTAATGGCTGCTTACATGACTGGAAAAGTAAAAGTAAACGGAGATATGGAAATGGCCATGAAAGTAGTTCAACTTATCGCTCGTCGTGTTAAAGAAGGCAATATTTAG
- a CDS encoding ATP-dependent nuclease, whose translation MKFFQGIQIVDKEKNIDCELLNLGRINVLCGKNNAGKTTLLKAIEAKKIIAKTTLSQREVSELKSETDKFTLTNLTDKFISLEDAKQFLENYTIHKEEIFIDLKKLSKTTIVEGKVISYSAKQLISNFIKLNDIIYPQDKKKKTLSTLIQILNPNPSIKYVEAKRRINIENSSGIGLSSSENISTYLERDMREIMKYLYHCQNARKTSKESVYYDTIKQGFIKITKGYSFEIILDRDTIYLEFSYKDSLSISADDMGLGLRDVLTILIYAIFPDYDIVLIEEPENHLHPEMQRELLRFLSQQTDKQFFISTHSSVFLDMSYVDKIYTVFYDDRINVRESTDKADALSELGYLSSDNLLSDIIILTEGKTDIPVLEEFLRTYNLFEEYDIKLLAIGGISLLESTRYESLYGNYNKVIVVTDGDNNKQSKKSVNKIRKIATENHRIIHCELKGYGIENYLNAEVVKSYYDEHKDGALGDSFEECLDFDKSLFKIEKTVKGFTKDERKYREIANKMTKDEIKKAHDIYESFIDKVREVCESLLKKK comes from the coding sequence ATGAAGTTTTTTCAAGGTATTCAGATAGTAGATAAAGAAAAAAATATTGATTGCGAACTACTTAATTTGGGTAGAATAAATGTTTTGTGTGGAAAAAATAATGCTGGTAAGACTACATTATTAAAAGCAATTGAAGCAAAAAAAATAATAGCAAAAACAACTCTAAGTCAAAGAGAAGTTAGTGAGTTGAAAAGTGAAACAGATAAATTTACACTTACTAATTTAACAGATAAATTTATATCTCTTGAAGATGCAAAACAATTTTTAGAAAATTACACGATACATAAAGAGGAAATTTTTATAGATTTAAAGAAGTTATCAAAAACTACAATAGTAGAAGGTAAAGTAATTTCTTATTCTGCAAAACAGTTAATAAGCAATTTTATAAAGTTAAATGACATTATTTACCCTCAAGATAAAAAGAAAAAAACATTATCAACCCTTATTCAAATTTTAAACCCTAATCCAAGTATAAAATATGTAGAAGCTAAAAGAAGAATAAATATAGAAAATAGTTCTGGTATAGGTTTAAGTTCTAGTGAGAACATAAGCACATATTTAGAAAGAGATATGAGGGAAATAATGAAATATCTATATCACTGTCAAAATGCTAGGAAAACAAGCAAAGAGTCTGTTTACTATGATACAATAAAGCAAGGGTTTATAAAAATTACTAAAGGTTATAGTTTTGAAATTATTTTGGATAGAGATACAATATATTTAGAGTTTTCTTACAAAGACTCTCTATCAATATCAGCAGATGACATGGGACTGGGTTTAAGAGATGTTTTGACAATATTGATATATGCTATATTTCCAGATTATGACATAGTTCTAATAGAAGAGCCAGAAAATCATTTGCATCCAGAAATGCAAAGAGAATTATTGCGTTTTCTATCCCAACAGACAGATAAACAGTTTTTTATTTCTACTCATTCAAGTGTATTTTTAGATATGAGTTATGTAGATAAAATCTATACAGTTTTTTATGATGATAGAATAAATGTAAGAGAAAGTACAGATAAAGCAGATGCGCTTAGTGAATTAGGTTATTTATCTTCTGATAATTTACTTTCTGATATTATTATTCTGACAGAAGGAAAAACGGATATTCCTGTTTTAGAGGAGTTTTTGCGTACATATAATCTATTTGAAGAATATGATATAAAACTTTTAGCAATAGGAGGAATATCTTTATTAGAAAGTACAAGATATGAATCACTTTATGGAAATTACAATAAAGTAATCGTTGTTACTGATGGAGATAATAATAAACAAAGCAAAAAATCAGTAAACAAAATTAGAAAAATAGCCACTGAAAATCATAGAATTATCCATTGTGAATTAAAAGGATACGGAATAGAAAATTATCTTAATGCTGAAGTTGTGAAATCATATTATGATGAACATAAGGATGGTGCATTGGGAGATAGTTTTGAAGAATGTCTAGATTTTGATAAGTCATTATTCAAAATAGAGAAAACTGTTAAGGGTTTTACAAAAGATGAACGAAAGTATAGAGAAATAGCTAATAAAATGACAAAAGACGAAATCAAAAAAGCTCATGATATTTATGAAAGTTTCATTGATAAAGTAAGAGAAGTTTGTGAATCTTTGCTTAAGAAAAAATGA
- a CDS encoding glycerol acyltransferase, protein MKNQNLSKNINTIPVDVSINDMLTKNEILAQKLENYKQLIKANGIKINAPFDPRYSASLIKRILEPLSLYYFRAEFIGFEGEDYPERKNDAPLIFASNHSGMAFPWDAIIFSSMLLKLHNYDLTKATRPLTAPMLSQSNLMSPFAIEGFWKRAGGVDATSLNFETMMEEGKFNVLIYPEGVGGIGKGFDKKYELQRLSTSTLRMSLKYKADIIPFATVNAEYINPFSYSIEILDNLVQKLGIPFLPIGFMTVLIPLQPWMFYFALPAKLIFVRGRRIKPYKILGKPVEDATEEEIFALRDGIHALMQRELHEAVEKYGESPYNWKEFFLTALWKWKKLPEYLPFAWAFRFIDHEKQFQKRLFELNNFSNIAPSLEQKVVQAQQIAQTTESETQAEEDKDVLNMVKETVDLVIDNPEVLLMYVPVVGWLPTIWKEVKKQF, encoded by the coding sequence ATGAAAAATCAAAATCTTTCAAAAAATATAAATACTATTCCTGTTGATGTTTCTATCAATGATATGCTTACAAAAAATGAAATTTTGGCTCAAAAATTAGAAAATTATAAGCAATTAATTAAAGCAAATGGAATCAAAATAAATGCACCTTTTGACCCTCGTTATTCGGCTAGTTTGATTAAACGCATTTTAGAACCTTTGAGTTTGTATTATTTCCGAGCTGAGTTTATAGGTTTTGAGGGAGAAGATTATCCCGAACGAAAAAATGATGCACCTCTGATTTTTGCGAGTAATCACTCTGGAATGGCTTTTCCTTGGGACGCAATTATTTTTTCATCGATGCTTTTGAAGTTGCATAATTATGACCTCACAAAGGCTACTCGTCCACTTACTGCGCCAATGCTCTCACAGAGTAATTTGATGAGTCCTTTTGCAATAGAGGGTTTTTGGAAACGTGCTGGTGGTGTTGATGCAACTTCTCTCAATTTTGAAACGATGATGGAAGAAGGCAAATTTAATGTTTTGATTTATCCTGAAGGCGTGGGAGGAATTGGAAAAGGATTTGATAAAAAATATGAATTGCAACGTCTTTCTACTTCAACTTTGCGAATGAGTCTGAAATACAAAGCTGATATTATTCCTTTTGCTACTGTCAATGCAGAATACATAAATCCGTTTAGTTATAGCATAGAAATTTTGGATAATTTGGTTCAGAAACTAGGAATTCCATTTTTACCTATTGGTTTTATGACAGTCTTGATTCCTTTGCAACCTTGGATGTTTTATTTTGCGCTTCCTGCAAAACTGATTTTTGTGCGTGGCAGACGCATAAAACCATATAAAATTTTAGGAAAACCTGTTGAGGATGCGACAGAAGAAGAAATTTTTGCTCTTCGGGATGGCATTCATGCGCTTATGCAAAGAGAGCTCCATGAAGCTGTAGAAAAGTATGGAGAAAGTCCATACAACTGGAAAGAGTTTTTCTTAACGGCACTTTGGAAATGGAAAAAACTCCCTGAATATTTGCCTTTTGCGTGGGCATTTCGTTTTATTGACCACGAAAAACAGTTTCAAAAACGTTTATTTGAGCTTAATAATTTTTCAAATATTGCACCTTCTTTAGAACAAAAAGTAGTTCAAGCTCAACAAATTGCACAAACTACCGAATCTGAAACACAAGCAGAAGAAGATAAAGATGTTTTGAATATGGTAAAAGAAACAGTAGATTTAGTTATCGATAATCCAGAAGTTTTGTTGATGTATGTGCCTGTGGTGGGTTGGTTGCCTACGATTTGGAAGGAAGTAAAGAAGCAGTTTTAG
- a CDS encoding GAF domain-containing SpoIIE family protein phosphatase gives MNFALPQRGYKTILLFLTMLSWVLLTAYGMIEQYLLVQGHQEIQQNLPVWLKGFLFNTFLLCAFFTIRRIDVQKDDNEDFYGFLWKAFGSSIVSVALSLMLNLFINVTSSYLLEHTMLYNFIYHIDFGLFVGFLLTAYHKWKHLITYQANKFMLTLVKTFEYTLFITLFFHFFGFKFFAPYSQIILLFLILMTFVLSVNIRWIAHLNFNQKIRSILLLLVILGVQFYFLFEFLRYDNMAQKSLEIQTITNLVVDLQYSVFFISIFIFTGTYSITSALLLLFNLPTSSVFEKKIGELASFQKLSESLLSGDNEKEVYKVLLESAIQTLHADAAWLEIWNSQRDFITKDISNIEAVKLKKVIYEKGLDRSKPRKYSAMQLFEKEYEEQTYQSVLSLPLIANKSYLGSLVLLKEVDNAFDNVVMTTLTSFVTQASLAIYNFRLITTAVETQRYQNELKIAHRVQESLLPTVIDVDNQFEIYVKAGSADEVGGDYYDYFQVAPHRFAVIIADVAGSGTSAAFYMAQMKGIFHSLVRLDLSPDLFMEYANNALSSCLEARLFITATYLIIDTEKRKIYSSRAGHCPTLYYNAREEKADFLEEKGIGLGIIRNGTYGKHTQISIFDYEEGDTFFLYTDGINEARHPVSKEEYGYDRIKNFVEENAHCNVAQIAELIIDDIYQFIEGDDLRDDYTVMVMRFD, from the coding sequence ATGAACTTTGCTCTGCCTCAAAGAGGCTATAAAACAATATTATTGTTCCTGACGATGCTTTCGTGGGTTCTCTTGACTGCTTATGGCATGATAGAGCAGTATTTGTTGGTGCAAGGGCATCAAGAAATTCAACAGAATTTACCTGTCTGGCTGAAAGGATTTTTGTTTAACACTTTTCTTCTGTGTGCATTTTTTACTATTCGCAGAATTGATGTTCAGAAAGATGATAATGAAGATTTTTATGGCTTTTTATGGAAGGCATTTGGTTCAAGTATTGTTTCTGTTGCCCTTTCTTTGATGCTCAATCTATTTATTAATGTTACTTCAAGCTATCTTTTAGAGCATACAATGCTTTATAATTTCATTTATCATATAGATTTTGGGCTTTTTGTAGGCTTTTTATTGACAGCTTATCACAAATGGAAACATTTGATAACCTATCAAGCTAATAAATTTATGCTTACTTTAGTCAAAACATTTGAATATACGCTTTTCATTACGCTCTTTTTTCATTTTTTTGGTTTTAAGTTTTTTGCACCTTATTCACAAATTATCCTTCTGTTTTTGATTCTGATGACATTTGTTTTATCAGTAAATATTCGTTGGATTGCTCATTTGAATTTTAACCAAAAAATTCGTTCAATTCTATTATTATTAGTTATTTTAGGTGTTCAATTCTATTTTTTATTTGAATTTTTGCGTTATGATAATATGGCTCAAAAAAGTCTAGAAATACAAACGATTACTAATTTAGTCGTTGATTTACAATACTCTGTTTTCTTTATTTCTATTTTTATTTTTACAGGAACATATTCTATTACAAGCGCACTTCTTTTACTTTTCAACCTTCCTACTTCGTCTGTTTTTGAGAAAAAAATTGGAGAATTAGCCAGTTTTCAAAAACTTTCTGAATCGCTTTTGAGTGGAGATAATGAAAAAGAAGTGTATAAAGTTTTATTAGAAAGTGCTATTCAGACACTTCATGCAGATGCTGCTTGGTTAGAAATTTGGAACTCACAACGAGATTTTATTACAAAAGATATTTCAAATATAGAAGCTGTAAAGCTCAAAAAAGTAATTTATGAGAAAGGACTTGATAGAAGTAAGCCCCGAAAATATTCAGCTATGCAGCTCTTCGAAAAAGAGTATGAAGAACAAACTTATCAATCTGTTTTGTCTTTGCCTTTGATTGCTAATAAAAGCTATTTGGGCTCTCTTGTTTTATTAAAAGAAGTCGATAATGCTTTTGATAATGTAGTTATGACAACACTTACTTCTTTTGTAACACAAGCAAGTTTGGCTATTTATAATTTTAGATTAATCACTACTGCCGTCGAAACACAACGTTATCAAAATGAATTAAAAATTGCTCACCGAGTACAAGAAAGCCTCTTACCAACTGTTATTGATGTTGATAATCAATTTGAAATCTATGTAAAAGCTGGTTCTGCCGATGAAGTAGGTGGAGATTATTACGATTATTTTCAAGTTGCACCTCATCGTTTTGCTGTTATTATTGCTGATGTGGCAGGCAGTGGAACTTCAGCAGCCTTTTATATGGCACAAATGAAGGGGATTTTTCATAGTTTGGTTCGCTTAGATTTGAGTCCAGATTTATTTATGGAATATGCAAATAATGCACTTAGTTCATGCTTAGAAGCTCGTCTTTTTATTACAGCTACCTATTTAATTATTGATACCGAAAAACGAAAAATCTATTCTTCTCGTGCTGGTCATTGTCCTACTTTGTATTACAATGCTAGAGAAGAAAAAGCTGACTTTTTGGAAGAAAAAGGAATTGGTTTGGGCATAATTCGAAATGGAACGTATGGAAAACATACCCAAATTTCAATTTTTGATTATGAAGAAGGAGATACTTTTTTCCTTTATACAGATGGAATAAATGAGGCTCGTCATCCAGTTTCTAAGGAAGAATATGGATATGATAGAATAAAAAATTTTGTAGAAGAGAATGCTCATTGTAATGTAGCACAAATAGCCGAATTAATTATCGATGATATTTATCAATTTATCGAAGGAGATGATTTGAGAGATGATTATACAGTTATGGTAATGCGTTTTGATTAG
- a CDS encoding YfbM family protein → MGIRAVYIAVTNEEMDRLENLSEKKLLKEVEKMEEKENYNKVNIDKMWDSLHFVLTEITASEPIEDNPLSEFVVGVYPILFEDEFVSFSPQEDVQKIAEALKKIDFTTYKASFKPKNLAKNKIYPNIWVDAEDDLFNEIKNSFDELMKFYLKNKHLNIIVSIY, encoded by the coding sequence ATGGGAATTAGAGCTGTTTATATTGCTGTAACTAATGAAGAAATGGATAGATTAGAAAATCTATCAGAAAAAAAACTTCTAAAAGAAGTCGAAAAAATGGAGGAAAAGGAAAATTATAATAAAGTTAATATTGATAAAATGTGGGATAGTTTGCATTTTGTATTAACAGAAATAACTGCCTCTGAACCAATAGAAGATAATCCACTGAGTGAGTTTGTGGTAGGAGTTTATCCTATTTTATTTGAAGATGAGTTTGTCTCTTTTTCACCACAAGAAGATGTACAAAAAATAGCTGAAGCTCTCAAAAAAATTGATTTTACTACATACAAAGCTAGTTTTAAACCTAAAAATCTTGCTAAAAATAAAATTTATCCAAATATTTGGGTAGATGCTGAAGATGATTTATTCAATGAAATAAAAAATAGTTTTGATGAGCTAATGAAATTTTATCTAAAAAATAAACATTTGAATATTATTGTAAGCATATATTAA
- a CDS encoding right-handed parallel beta-helix repeat-containing protein — protein sequence MFSKKSAFYFILLSLVSISLFSCEPKDEIISTDKSNEISFSPDTVFFDTLYTGFESPIRRISVKNFNDKALNISKISLQTGENSPFRLTINGIKQQEATDIFLRGNDSLRVFLDILPPILNTDEITKLEDFLIVESNGNIEKLPLVVWLQDGILLEDSVLECQTVWNGEKPYIIKGNVLVEENCKLTIEAGVKVVFLKDAALLVAGSLEINGTTTNKVKLGSFRNDGAFENALGQWFGILFGENSKQNRISYAIIENATTGIRFGTPDTDTIPDLVIENTEIRNMAEAGIFCLNSDILIQNTLIHNCLKRTFSAGAGGNYFFYNNTFANFGFNFFREEPSFELSNVLVFVDTLGNEQIIRENLNAYFINNIIWGSMNEELILFATPEANFQTFWNANLLKTNLLDESLPNILNQDPKFVDAFNGKYQLDSLSPAINTGLYIELEIDLEGKVRDSNPDIGAFEKE from the coding sequence ATGTTTTCAAAAAAATCTGCTTTTTATTTCATACTTCTTAGTCTTGTATCTATTTCTCTTTTTTCTTGTGAACCCAAAGATGAAATAATTAGTACAGATAAAAGTAATGAAATTAGTTTTTCGCCTGATACTGTTTTTTTTGATACACTTTATACTGGTTTTGAATCGCCTATAAGACGTATAAGTGTTAAGAATTTTAATGATAAAGCTCTGAATATTTCTAAAATATCTCTTCAAACTGGAGAAAATTCGCCTTTTAGACTGACTATAAACGGAATAAAACAGCAAGAAGCTACTGATATTTTTTTGAGAGGAAATGATAGTTTACGTGTTTTTCTAGATATTCTTCCTCCGATATTGAACACAGATGAGATAACAAAATTAGAAGATTTTTTAATTGTAGAAAGCAATGGAAATATTGAAAAATTACCTTTAGTTGTTTGGCTACAAGATGGAATTTTGTTAGAAGATTCCGTTTTAGAGTGTCAAACGGTTTGGAATGGAGAAAAGCCATATATTATTAAAGGAAATGTTTTGGTAGAAGAAAATTGCAAGCTGACAATAGAAGCAGGTGTAAAAGTTGTTTTTCTAAAAGATGCAGCTCTTTTGGTGGCTGGTTCGTTGGAAATAAATGGAACAACAACCAACAAGGTAAAGCTAGGAAGTTTTAGAAATGATGGAGCATTTGAGAATGCTTTAGGACAATGGTTTGGTATTTTGTTTGGTGAGAATAGCAAACAAAACCGAATTTCTTACGCTATAATTGAAAATGCGACAACAGGAATACGTTTTGGAACACCTGATACTGACACAATTCCAGATTTAGTTATCGAAAATACAGAAATTAGAAATATGGCCGAAGCTGGTATTTTTTGTTTAAACTCTGACATTTTGATTCAAAATACACTTATTCATAATTGTTTGAAACGAACTTTTTCGGCAGGAGCAGGAGGAAATTATTTCTTTTATAATAATACATTTGCCAATTTTGGATTTAATTTTTTTAGAGAAGAACCTTCTTTTGAGCTTTCGAATGTATTGGTTTTTGTAGATACTTTAGGAAATGAACAAATCATTAGAGAAAACCTAAATGCTTATTTTATCAATAATATAATTTGGGGAAGTATGAATGAAGAACTTATTTTATTTGCAACTCCTGAAGCTAATTTTCAAACTTTTTGGAATGCTAACCTTCTCAAAACTAATTTATTAGATGAATCACTACCAAATATTCTTAATCAAGACCCAAAATTTGTAGATGCTTTTAATGGAAAATATCAATTAGACTCATTGAGTCCTGCCATAAATACTGGTCTTTATATTGAATTAGAGATAGATTTGGAAGGCAAAGTAAGAGACTCTAATCCTGATATTGGTGCTTTTGAAAAGGAGTAA
- the def gene encoding peptide deformylase: MIRPIYVYGHTVLRKKATDIKKDGSIDVKELANDMFETMYSASGVGLAGPQIGLGKRIFVIDGGAMDEELDGFKKVFINAEILEEEGEEWVFEEGCLSIPQIRGEVSRKSTIRIKYYDENWELHEESFDGIAARIIQHEYDHIEGILFTDYLSPLRKQLLKGKLDKISKGKVAADYRVLLPKK, translated from the coding sequence ATGATTCGTCCGATATACGTATATGGTCATACTGTGCTTCGTAAAAAAGCAACTGATATAAAAAAAGATGGTTCTATTGATGTAAAAGAACTTGCAAATGATATGTTCGAAACAATGTATTCGGCTAGTGGAGTAGGTTTAGCAGGTCCTCAAATTGGTCTTGGAAAACGTATTTTTGTTATTGATGGTGGTGCAATGGACGAAGAACTAGACGGCTTCAAAAAAGTATTTATCAATGCCGAAATTTTGGAAGAAGAAGGTGAAGAGTGGGTTTTTGAAGAAGGTTGTTTGTCTATTCCTCAGATTAGAGGAGAAGTTTCTCGCAAATCAACTATCAGAATAAAATATTATGATGAAAATTGGGAACTTCATGAAGAATCTTTTGATGGAATTGCTGCCCGAATTATTCAGCACGAATATGACCACATAGAAGGCATTTTGTTTACTGACTATCTTTCTCCACTTCGCAAACAGCTTTTGAAAGGAAAATTAGACAAAATTAGTAAAGGAAAAGTTGCTGCTGATTATAGAGTTTTGCTTCCTAAGAAGTAA